ACCAATCTGGGCAGCCTCCTTTCCCAGCCCCAGGCGAACAGCCCGGCCCCGGCAGCCACCAACACCAGCGCTCCGGAAGCTTCATCCGCGCCCACCCAGGCGCCCAGCTCCGCTCCGCCGGCTGTACCGCCGGCCATTGAAAGTGTCAGCCGCCAGGGGAACTTCGACTTCGCCGCAACGTTCGACGGTGACCTGGCAAAGGCTTACGACGGGAATGCGGCAAGCTACTGGTCGGACATGGAATTTGCCAGCGAGAACTGGGGCGGTCTGGCACCGCAGGGCGTTCCGCTGATGGTGAAGCTGGAGAAGCCGGCCACGGTTTCGTCGATCACGCTCTCGCAGCTTGGCGGCTCCGGTGGAAACATCACCGTCTACACCAATGACCGGCCTTCCCTGGACGGAGCAAAAGCCGTAGGGACCAACAGCTTCACCTCCACCGACCTGAACATGCCGTTGGCGGAGCCCGCAGAGGCGGAGTACGTGATCGTTTCGATCAACTCACTTCCGCGGCTTGCTGCACCCAAGACCCGCTATGGGTTTGGGATCCGCTTGGCCGAGATCAAGGTCCAGTAGCCTTCAGCACCAGCGTCTTTTGCGGCCCTCTCCCTTAGCTGGGGAGGGCCGCTTGTCTTTATGCACTTGTAATGCATTCACGCCCGCGTCATCGGCAGCGGCTGCGGGACTGTAATCTGGAAAGAGTGTCTGGCGGAGTTGGCATGGTGCCGTCCAACCGGTGCTCTTCCGGTTCCAGGCGCCGGAATATTCAGCATCCAGTAGCAGTTGTGCCATGTGGCCGGCCTCCACAGGGAGGTGCGTCGAATAAGGAAGAGGTTCACCGTTCAGTGACCATCGCAGAAAACACCGCGCCCGAAGTGCGTGATGTCATCATTGTCGGCTCCGGTCCGGCTGGTTACACGGCGGCCGTTTACACGGCTCGCGCCAACCTCAAGCCACTGTTGCTTGCAGGCTCCGTAACTGCGGGCGGTGAACTGATGAACACCACCGATGTCGAGAACTACCCGGGCTTCCCCGATGGCATCATGGGGCCGGACCTCATGGAGAACTTCGAAAAGCAGGCAGCGCGGTTTGGAACGGAAATCCAGTTCGAGGATGTAACGGCGCTTGACCTCGAAGGCCCGGTCAAGACGGTGACGATCGCCACGGGGGAGAGCTTCCAGGCAAGAGCAGTTATCCTCTCAACCGGATCCGCCTACCGGGAACTGGGGCTGCCTAACGAGAAGCGGCTTTCGGGCCACGGTGTCAGCTGGTGTGCAACCTGTGACGGTTTCTTTTTCAAGGATCAGGACATCGCCGTCATCGGCGGTGGCGACTCTGCTATGGAGGAGGCCCTGTTCCTGACCAAGTTCGCGAAATCAGTTACGGTTGTGCACCGTCGCGACTCGCTCAAAGCTTCCAAGATCATGGCAGACCGCGCTCTTGCCCACGAGAAGATCAACTTCATCTGGAACAGCACGGTCGAGGACGTTGTTGGCGAGGACAAAGTCACCGGCCTCAAGTTGAAGAATCTGGTAGACGGTGCGGTGTCCGATCTTGCGGTTACGGGTGTGTTTGTCGCCATTGGCAATGACCCCAGGACTGACCTTGTGAAGGACGTCCTGACGCTGACCCCCGAGGGCACGATCGCGGTTGAGGGCCGGAGTTCCAGGACCAGCATTCCCGGTGTATTCGCTGCCGGTGACGTCGTTGACCCCACCTACCGCCAGGCCATTACCGCCTCCGGCTCCGGTTGCGTTGCTGCCATCGACGTAGAACACTACCTGGCTGACCTGCCCGCATAGTTTCGCCCAATCGCTATCCGAAGAGAAAGACAAAGGTTATGAGCAACGCAAAAGACGTAACTGACGCAAGCTTCGGGACAGACGTCCTGTCCTCCGAGAAGCCGGTAATCGTGGATTTCTGGGCCGAATGGTGCGGGCCCTGCCGCAAACTGGGACCCATCCTCGATGAGATTTCCGTTGAGTACAGCGAGAAGGTGAATGTCGTTAAGGTAAACGTTGACGACAACCCCGCCATTGCAGCCGAATACGGCATCACGTCCATTCCTGCCGTGTACCTGTTCCAGGGCGGCGAGGTGAAGAACACCGTCATCGGTGCGAAGCCGAAGCAGTTCTTTGAGAAGGAATTCTCGGACGTCCTTTCCTGAGCATGACGTCCCTCCGGTTGACTACCGGGGAGAACAAAGTGGTCACTGCCCCTGGGGCGGTGGCCACTTTTGTTTGGGTACCAATTTGGGTTGGCCGGGGGACCCCTCGCTCGCGTTCGTGATGGTGATCCAACCTTCTGCGCCGGCCTGGACTTCCTAATGGGTAGCATCTCTAAACCAGGTGTTTCACGTGAAACAGCGCCTGCTCCGTCCTGCGTCTGCACTTCTGGCTTGGCGGGGAAACTGAAGTCATCACTTGACGTCTCCACCTCTTCCAACCAGGCATAAGCAATTCCCGAGCCTCGTGCAGAGCAGGACTGTGCCCCCGGTGGGGAAGACAGGCGACACCGAGGGCTTCAAACAGCTTTTGGTAGCGGAAATGACGGCACTCGCGGGCCTCGGTCTCCAAAGCGCTCTTTGGGTTGGCGGAAAACGATACTTGTTTCACGTGAAACAACACGACCGCCCGGTCGCCAGAACGAAGTTGGGGGTAGCGGGCACTACCTGAGTCTCGCGTTCCCGCCTACCTCCGAATCATCGTCCCCGTCATCACTCCCAAAATGGGGAACCGGCCTATACCTGGACTCCCTGGACCATAATCGGAGAGCGACCCGGTAAGGCCATCCCCTCCAGAGCTTCACCCGCAACCATACTCAATTCGCCCGGAAGTCGTCTATTGTGCGCTTCATGGACCCTTACACGGAATGGCGGAGCAAGATCTAACCGTTGATAATGGCGTGCTCCCCAGCACAAGCAGCACTTGTTTTGATGCTTCCCCCCCAAGCAGGTCCCGTCAGTGGTGGTGCTCCACGCTTCACATCTTTGGCCCTAGTTCTCGTGTTCAAAGGACTTCGAGCTACGGGTGGTCGGGGCAGCTGTAGTTTCACGTGAAACATCAACACCTGGTTCCGGCAAAAACGAGTGGAGTACGGTTGGGACGAGACGAGGCACGTCGGTCGGCTTCACGGCGCGCAGCGAAGGGCTGGCTAAGGCGGGCCCCGTCCCTGGCGCGGTTTAGAACCAGCAACAACCTGCAATCGCGTCGTCCGAAACCCAGGCCAGAGTAGCCAGCAGGATACTACCGACATAACAGCTTCAAGCTCGGTCCTCGATGAACCTAGAACGGAAACCCATCGCGCATCTCCAAGTATCACACCTAAACCAACCCTAGACAGATTCAGGCCGGGCTAAGGGACCGCTGGAATCCGCTGCAGCCGGACAGGACAAAGGTCGCACGTGGTCAAAGTTCTGTAGACGTGAGCCGCGCACTAAGTGCGTATAACGCCAGTCCACATACAGCCGCATTACATCGGCGCCTCACAGGTGGTACGGGGACAAAGGTACCTCCGATCAACAATTCCTCGACTTCGGCAGAAAGCCCTTTGTGAAGCTTGCGACTTTTAGGCGGAACCCTCGGCTTCGAGACCGCCCTCAGGAACAACCACGCTGAGCAACAGGCTTCCGGCGTGGACCTGATCGAATATAGGTGTACCCGCCAGGCGCCTTCCGTACCCCTTCCAGCATGTGGCCTACCGCGATGGCCTCCACGCAAGGGCGGAGGAGAGTTCCAGTTGCCGCTCATTGCCATGCAGAAGCTGCAGCAACTCGTGTATCCGAAGCATTTTTGCGATGTAGAAAGCGCAGGGTGATGTTTCACGTGAAACAGCCTTATCCCGCCCCGTGGCACCCCGCGAACGCCAGATCAAGCCCTCGCGGACACAAGGCTTGACTTAACGAAGAGCAAACGAGCCTTCTCATCACAGATGCTGAGTCAGTGAGGAATTCGTGAATATTTTGGCTGAAACGTACCGTAGGCGACAGGCTTCCATATAGAACGCCGGCCCAATTCGAATCCGTCCAAATACAGGGCTGACATCAGAATCCGGACCACAAGTGACTAAGCTAGCCGTTTCCAGGCGAGCCCAGTTTCACGCCGGTAGTCCAGCCAAACAGGGCCTGGCGGTGACGTCTGTGATCCACTCCGGTACTACTGCTGCCCAGGCAGCAAGACCACGCCACAGACTTAATCATCCCAGCGCTGTGTGCCCTGCAGCGGGGAGCATAGCGCCGCGGGAATACTCGGCACGAAGAATTACTCGGCCGAAAGGACGAGCTTCCTAGGGGTCCTTCAACGTCCCACCATGGGTCCGCTGTCTTGGTCCAGCCGGAACCACACCCCAAAAATTGCAAATCTGCCACCTCCCAATTCGGTGTGGTCGCGCGTTGTTCCACAGGTTTTCCACAGGTACCGTCGGCGCTTATGCACAGCGTTTTCCACAGGCGGCGGCTTTCCTGTGACGAAGAACATATTGATACCACCCAGTGGGCCACGGCCTAGGTCGATAGCGTGAAGCAAGTCGTTCGCTGTAGCTACTCTCAAATTCACCATCCCGGGCGGTTTCGCCGTCACGAGCAATGACCAGGCACCCTTGAGGGGTTGAAACGCGAAAGCGTGCACCTGTTTTGTTGCGCGCTGTCGGTGTTTCACGTGAAACACCCGTAGTCCCTATAACCGTCGCCGAACAGGGACAGCCAAGAACTTCCTGCCAAGAGCACTAGCGCATGCAGGTGACCGGACATCTCCACGGCCTTGTCCACACAGTTATCCACACCGATATCCACAACACAATCCACAGCAGGACGGACCTTTGGTCTGGACTTGAGAAGGCCTGCCGCCGCGGGGGACCTGAGGAACTGTAGGGGCGGAGCGCCCTGTTCCTCCGGGATGTTTAGGATCGCCGTCGAGCGTCGGATATCTGCGGCACAGACGTCTAAAGTGAAAGTGACACCATCTAGCGCTTCCCCCCAAGTTGACTTGCCTATCGCTGGTTTCCTGCTTCCCCTGGTCTGCGGCCAACCTGCCAGTGCATGCCTTGAATCGCTGCTGTTCAAAACTGGATTCGTTCCCGTCCGAGCATCGCTTCGAGGCCGCCCACCATAGGGGCGGTAGCGGTCCCGACAGCGCTACGTAGAGGAACTGGGGGAAATTGCCAAATATTGAAGTCGCCAATAGCTGCATGATTGTAGCGTCCCGTCATGATCCTGTCCCGTGCCGTTTCAGCGACCTGCTGTTGCCCAGAAAGAAGGGGATACCTTCGCAAGCATGCAGGTAGGGCACCCGTGTACTGGAGCACCATAAGTAGGGCATGCCCGTATCGGAGCACCACAGATAAGGCACGGCCGTAGCGGAGCACCAAAGTCAAAGCACGCCCGCAGCGGAGCACCAAAGTCAAAGCACGCCCGCAGCGGAGCACCACAGACAAAGCACGCCCATAGCCGGCTCTTACAGTTCACGAGTTTCCAGTAGGGACCTGGCGTTTCAAATCGCACGGGGGACGTGCAACGGGTGTGGCTGGAAGCGATAGATGGCCATACCGACTTAGATGCGATACTGCCACGCCCGCAATTCCAATTCAGGCGAAGGCCATCCACGGCTGGCTTAGCAACTCTTGCGGAGGCAGTGAGACACGACACCATTGTTCCATCTCGTAGCCCAGCAGGACAATCTGCTCTTCAAATCAAGGTCACGGGCTTCGTCAGCAGGAGACCGTGGGCCTTCTGAGTACTGGCCATCGCCACCGGGCATAGGGCGGTTGACAGCGTTTCACGTGAAACGTTGCGAGGTCACCGCCATTCGCACATGTACCCACTGCACACTATGGTGATCTCGACTGCATGAAACAGTCCGGCCTGCTGGCCGCACCACCTAGAGCCAGTTTCACGTGAAACACTCCGAGCACTGCCCCAACGTGAACGTGGTTTCTGATGGTGGATCGTCCCAGTTCCACGGTGACTAGCCGCTAACACGGCGACTGATCCCACATAGCAACCGCCCATTAAGGTGTTGCCAGCATGCGGCTTCTGCAGTCCGCGTATGCGGCAGGTCATTGCTGCATCCCTGGACAGCTCATGGGCCCGCCGAACGGCGGCAGTGGGAGGTCAGGTCCGTCTAGGCCTCGTCGACAGCCTCAAGCGGCCCGCATTTCTATGTCGGCTAATAGCTGCCGCTTTTGCACTATATGGGCAGAGAAGCGCGATGGCCTATCAAAGGAGGGCAACCCGCACAAAAGGGAAGAAGTGCAAGTGCTCCACCGGTTCAGTCTTAGTTTGTCATCGAAACGCAAGGCTAGGCTCCAAATCCAGTTTTGGAGACCCATGATGCGAACTTGCACTAACGGCTTCATGCGATCCCTCGGTGACT
The window above is part of the Pseudarthrobacter sp. NS4 genome. Proteins encoded here:
- the trxB gene encoding thioredoxin-disulfide reductase gives rise to the protein MTIAENTAPEVRDVIIVGSGPAGYTAAVYTARANLKPLLLAGSVTAGGELMNTTDVENYPGFPDGIMGPDLMENFEKQAARFGTEIQFEDVTALDLEGPVKTVTIATGESFQARAVILSTGSAYRELGLPNEKRLSGHGVSWCATCDGFFFKDQDIAVIGGGDSAMEEALFLTKFAKSVTVVHRRDSLKASKIMADRALAHEKINFIWNSTVEDVVGEDKVTGLKLKNLVDGAVSDLAVTGVFVAIGNDPRTDLVKDVLTLTPEGTIAVEGRSSRTSIPGVFAAGDVVDPTYRQAITASGSGCVAAIDVEHYLADLPA
- the trxA gene encoding thioredoxin, coding for MSNAKDVTDASFGTDVLSSEKPVIVDFWAEWCGPCRKLGPILDEISVEYSEKVNVVKVNVDDNPAIAAEYGITSIPAVYLFQGGEVKNTVIGAKPKQFFEKEFSDVLS